Sequence from the Ziziphus jujuba cultivar Dongzao chromosome 9, ASM3175591v1 genome:
aacttaataaaaaaatcactatTTCAATCTAATTAAGTTGgaaatgtttaaaataatattctacttatcttaaaaaaaaaaaaaaaatattgacttaAAAAGTAGATATAACATGCATGCTCATACTTTATTGAACATACTGAACACAATTCTAGGCAAGAAAGTATACCAAGACGATTTTTTTTATGATGGGTTTTAGATGTTTCTTCGTGCCCACACGTAGTCATTTATCTGGTTAGAAATTCCAACCTTTTTACTGGGTTTTCTTTCTGCTTTCTTTTGGGTACCAAACCCTAGGTTACAGAAATAATCAGACTAAAAATATGAGACCCGCAGATGAAGCATTGAATCTGACTAGGCTACAAAGATGTTTGAAAAGCAGGTGGCAAGGAAAACCAGTTGCTTTTGAAACCAAATGAAGTCACATGATGGAGAGCCAACAGTATTCTTCTTTACTAACaactttttcaaatatatatattttttgtttttactttaatttcaaaactattattactcatatatatatatatatatatatatatgtgtgtgtgtgtgtgtgtgtgtgtgtggattgCACTTGATAAGCCAGATAGGTAATAATAACCACCAACATTAACTCTTAAATCCTAGTTCGTTAAAGGATGAagctaaaacataaaaaaaatttctttctccCAATTTCGTATGtgcaaaataaaattgaaaacttttcttttttgttctgtttttgtttttggttggtaaataattaattttgacgAATTGCAAGAGAAATTATAGTATCATAGTAAATATTgtagatatatattttcagaTCCTGAGATGAGAGATGTGAATCCAAAATTATCAGTGTTGGAAATTGGAATGAGTTAATGTGGAGATAGAGGGACAAAACCAAGTAGAGTGGGGCAAATGCGAATGCAGCTTGGACACGAAGCATTACAATGTTTGTCCCTTTAAGCATCGATCATTGTCAATTATTTTCCACCGACCACACACAGACAAAATATTGCTTACTTGCTCATCTGTTTTTTTATGTGAATTTAACCAAACCTTTATACATGATTAAATGTTCTGTTTTCGTAGTATGTTTGGTATAgaggaagaaaaatataaataatttaagattAGGCCCCacgcatatgcatatatatatatatatatatatatagagagagagagagagagagagagagagagagagctgagGATTAAAAGGAagattagaatatatatatagtatacttTGTTTAATAGGAGtttaattcaatattattttacaattatatatagaCATACATATTAATTGATAGGATTAACTGAGAATGAGAATagattacaaaaaataataatcgcATTCGTTTTTCTTTAATCATTCCCTTAAATTTTAGAGGATAGTCTCTATGGTACAAAAATTCTTTctatttatctcctttttcttcaATATCGGTATTAATAATTAGACAATGgctttttattctattattttatggctagtatcaaatataaaagcaaatatcaaataaaattataaaatcttatttttgaGGTGTGTTTGGCATGCCGGACTAGACTGTACCAACATCAAATTATAAAGAATCCATGTGTAGTGCAACATAACTTACGGACATTGGATACTTGCAAGCAAGGCAGGACATCATTTACTCGTAACTAACATTCAAGTAAAAAACTGcgtttcttttaaaaaaataaataaataaaggaaggtAAGGAACCGCATTATAATTTATACCAACAAAGagagtgtgtatatatacatatatatatatatatatatataaattgaaaaggGACAATTTAATTGTGAACCGAATTATTCCAAAAGATAAAGGtagaataaatttaaaaacaatatttttttaaaaatattaaattctacTTTCTGCTTCaaattaatcatataatttaagtgtcataaatatttatcaacAAAACCAGCctttacgttttttttttttttttttttttttttttttgggctgagaACCAATCTTTACGTTTAATCGCCAGCATAACGTACTGGTCAATCAGCATtagagtataattttttttttcttcttattatttaaaaaaaaatatatatatatatatatatatcgttatAATGTGATAAATTTGTGACAATAATCTAAAACCGATCTAGCACGGTCGACGAGACAAACTTGACTTGACTGACTTGACAGTTGGGCATCCATGCAGCATCCAGCATATGGAAGCTTAATAATGTGTCGATTTTTGATTCgcgtgaaaaaaaataaattaaaaaccacCTTCCTCTTCCACACTCATCATTCATGCCCTTGCCCTGGATTTGTAGCCACTCAGATCCTCTACTGTTTTTTGATAGTTTCTCTTGTGGGTCCTATCCAATTGAACCCTATTCTTTCTTAAacaaatgatatttatatatatatatatatatatttggttttttaacgaaaataattaactaaatttAATCTATGGTAAATTTAAAACACGAATTTTTTAATAGATAGAAGAGCTTTTAGTAAACCAAGACCTTTAACCAGGAGAATaagacttttaaattttaataaaaattaaatttctggttttccaaaaataaaatattctaacAAGTCTGCTTAGCAAAGTCAGACAGAATAGTCGTATCCTATTGCAAATTCACATATTCCATGCATCCCGTACTCGTATCTCCATTTTCGTCAAATCCGAGCAACACCATTTGTGCCAAATTCGAGCAAAACGTATACATATGACATACtttataaaataacatttcaTTAAATAAGTTGGAGACATGACTTGAGATTTAAAAGTCATGCTACTGGGTCAATTTCATCGGTTAAATGCACCAGCTATAATaataggtaattaaaaaaaaaaacggaaCCAATGaggaaaaacaatataaataaataaatttccacaTTATTTAATAAAGTTAAATTCTTTgtagattatttattttagtgaTTTAACGTtatttatgtgtgtatatatatacagcgtACCTTATTTGCTTCTCATTCAAGGTTTCATTTCCTTTCTCCTTCCTTCTTGACTTGTGTGTCTTCTTTCACTAAAATATccatacaaaaccaaaaaaatggaGGAACAACAACCAGTTATAATAGTCGGAGCGGGTCCATCGGGGCTGGCCACAGCCGGATGTTTGACCCGTTTATCGATCCGACATATAATTCTGGAAAGAGAAGATTGCTTTGGTTCTCTGTGGAAGAAATATTCCTATGAGCGTCTTCATCTTCACCTTGGGAAACAATTCTGTGAGCTTCCCCATTTCTCTTTCCCACGCTCATGCCCAACTTATGTGCCCAGAAAGCAGTTCATTCAGTATTTGGATGACTATGTCTCCCACTTCAACGTCAATCCTCTGTATAAGAGAACCGTCCAGTCTGCGATTTTCGATCGAGTTTCTGGGAATTGGAAATTGAAGGCCAAGAATGGTGATTCCGGCGAGATTGAAGAGTATGTTGGGAGGTTCTTGGTGGTGGCTACAGGGGAAACCACCGACCCTTATATTCCTGAGATTGAAGGTTTGGGTAGTTTCAATGGCGAGGTTATACATTCAACTGGGTATAGATCTGGGATGGAGTTCAGTAATAAGAGTGTTTTGGTTGTTGGCTCTGGAAATTCAGGCATGGAAATTGCATTGGACCTTGCAAATCACGATGCTAAAACTTCCATTATCGTTCGAAGCCCGGtaagaacacacacacacacacacacacacacacacacacacaaaaaaaaaaaaaagagttttaattattactgtttttttttaaaaatctctGCTCTGGAGgttgatttaattaaattttcggttaatttaattaatttgtcatttaatttttattattattgtataaatgCAGGTTCATTTTCTATCTAGGAGGATGGTGTATTTGGGATTGATTTTATTGAAGCATCTACCATGTAACATAGTGGACTCATTGATGGTGATGCTAAGTAAGCTTGTCTATGGGGACCTCGCAAAGTATGGTATAAAGAGGCCTAGTGAGGGTCCATTCTTTATGAAGGTCAAGTACGGTAAATACCCAGTAATTGATGTTGGGACCTACGAAAAGATCAAATCCGGGGAGATTgaggttttgaaaattttcaatttaaaaaaaatatgggtttgcttcaaattttttattttttttggtgtatgCTTGAAAAGAATCAAaagttgtttgtttgttttggtaATACATGTTGTTTTATATGTGCAGGTTTTGTCAGCAGAAATAGGAAGTATAAAAGGCCAAGAAGTGGTACTGAAGAATGGGAAATCGTATAATTATGATTCAATTGTGTTTTGTACTGGCTTTAAGAGATCCACTCATTTATGGCTTCAAGGGGGTGAAGATCTTCTAAGTGAAGATGGAATTTCAAAATCAAGTGGGTGGATGGGGAAAAATGGTTTGTATTGTGTTGGTCTTTCAAGAAAAGGGTTGTATGGAGCTAGTTTGGATGCTCAAAATATTGCAAATCATATCAAGTCCCTTCTGATTTAGTCCTCAAGAAAAGCAAAGAAGTGCCTATTTAGCATACAGAATtgcatatatgtatgaaaaGTTGAATAATGTTTATTAATTAGTAgctacaatatttttattttagtgtttTTGTGAAAGCAATATAAAGTGTAATGGGTATTATAAGGTATCTAccctttttaattaaaattttggaaaaatgtatttatgtttatatgcatatttgttatatttatttttatgttaatttttagtGTTCAGACTACATGTGAGATAGCAACACAAATTTACAATAGACTTACTTTATTTTACATTACACacacattattttaataaatttatactaaaataattaaatatctatgCAACAATTACAGCATCAGAATGtaatatattatctatatagaTTTTTGAATGTTTAGAACTTTGTCCTCATTTTATACTGGACACCTATCATTTTATGTTGGAcatctaattatataatatttcaataatttttcactttacattggaaatatatttccaataaatcattatttgtgtgtatatgtagcaactatataaatataattacatcTATATGCTTGTATCCCACCTTTTATAAGACATGGTCAATGGCAAGACAGAGCATAttacatttcataatattttgcTTCAAGGTAGGATAACCTGCCATAGGACCAATCTCCATCCAAAACTcacaaaaatataaagataataCATGTGAAGCCAACTCACAAGCATCTCAATTTGTTTCTGTAATGAGCAAAAGAACACCTAAAACTGTTTACATTggtttaaaaacaattaaaacctAGAAATACATTATAATCTTGAATAACATAGACTGCTATCTAAGAATCACTCACAACTCAATAATTAATGGATTGCTAAGAAAACAGAGCTGTTTCACAAGAGCTACCATCAAATTTTCTTTATCAACACAAACAACAATCCAAGGGGCAATTTTTATATAACAAGCtttgtcttattttattttagtttttaaatctcacaatccaatcaaaacatgtggaaaaagaaataaactttTCAGCCTCGTGTAACATATTGGTTACCTCACACAACCTAACTAGAAAGGCGACATTGACCTTTGACCAACAGATCACTTCCTTGATTTGAGGCATTAATCATGTTCtgactctttttatttttcttcccctTCATTTTGGggtgataaaattttaatgctTGTAACTCACTCATTGATTAAACTGAATTAATATTGTTTAGTTGGCTAATATGTACTTGTGCTGAAATTTATTCCGACTACAACGTGTGAAGGAGAGTTTCAATAATTCAAATCGATGAAAGCCCAACAAACGAAGTTATAtgaattatgaatatatttgttatgAAATTCAGTCCGCAATTTACTAATGTAGTTTcgaagtaaataattaattataagattgaaataagaaattaaaattgtatattattatgaATTAAATGTGATTACATTGagtgtatataatataaatatatattgttatatacaCTGGGATTGAACTCGACTAATTTAGAAAACTACAGTACAAGTTTAGAAAGCTATATATGCAATGTAACTTCAGAAACCATCAACAATGAAATGgaataaaagacaaaagaaataaGAGAAAGCAGGAGAAACCACAATGCCTCGATCTCTTCATTTAGATAACACGTAGCCTTTTTATAGGTACACAACAAAATAACATGAACTTATGTTATTATATAAGCAAAACAACAAACTCCCTAAAACTAGAcatggcaatttggatcatgacacggcgacacgattcGAAAACGACACGAAATAAAtaggtttgggtttattataaatgggttcgggtcataatcgggtcaacccgtttaacacgattattaatcgtgtcattttcgggttgacctgtttaactcgaaattgacccgttacgacccatttattaaacgtgtcagtttcaacccgacacgattatatacctattacaacccatttaaatttaattttaaattaatattttatcactaatataatatttaataactaaaaaatattataaattaaaaattttataaaaataattttctattactaattttttaaaaacaaaaaatacatctttaataaaacaaaaacataaaaataaaaataaaataaaaaaaaatttcaggttaataggttaattttcgggttaacagGTTAATaagttagttttcgggttaataggtcaagttcaggttaacgggttaataggtcaacacaacccgttaaaataatcgtgttaaacgggtcgtgtcgggttgacctgtttataaacaggtcgggttagtgttttaggtacctgacacgattaataaatgggtcgtgttcgggttaggcatttttgacacgattattaaacgggttgacacgaacacgacccaccaactcAAATTATCAGGTATACCTAAAACCATAGATAACATGATCATATTTTGCAAAACCGTGGTAACCAAACTACTAACAACTGGGACCATTTAAATTAAAACGTACAatcactattttttttcttttcttttaaattggatgtaatttatttactttaatagtttgttaatattaattgaatGCAGTTAAATATTTCTATTATCTATAAATttaagaggaaaaaataaacacaaaataaaatataatttaaaattatattgatttttagtttttttccttcatatttatagttaattaatatatttaacaaattttaactaCTACTAACAAACAATTACATTAAATAAACTACATacaatttacaaaaatttaaaaaaaaaaacaaaaaaaaatctgaatacATTAACAAACaacaccacataaataaatataaattaatgagattttttttttaatgggagTTTGATTTATGTagtttcttaatctaatttaatacaccacaatatatatatatatatatatatatattattacaacTAGAGTAGGGGAGGACGTGACTTTCACTCAAGCTGAAATTTGAACCTTGAACTGGACCATATCTATTAATATATTGATCTACTAATCAATTAATCaccattataattaattaatactatcatttttttccttattactttttttaataaaaaattatatatatgttataatgtGATTAGTATGTAAGCTTTGATGTAGTAAGTATCAGATTAAAGAACCAAATCTTATATTAACATTTAGCACCAGAGGGAATATTAgcctgaaaaaaagaaaaaaaaagaaagaaaaaaagaaagaagaaaaggtgGGGTGATAAAATGCGTCCATCTCAAGCAGGAAAAGTACATGAAACGACCCGTTTTAATCAGCGGTCTCAAACACAGGTAAAATCACATAAAGAAAGGGAGAAAACGAAgccaataaataaacaaaatgacaGCTAGATTAAAACGCATAAAAAATTGATGGAAGATGTCGTTGCATAACGGCTAGTTTTATTTAAACAAACATCTAAGCATCGTCCCCAAGCTATCCTTCACTCCTATATCTACTTCACCAAGCTTAAAAATGCACCTCAGTCACCACCTACCCATCATGTTCTGAATTGGAACCTCTCAAATCCTCTGTTTTCTTTATTAGATTATTTTCATGTGGGTCCTATGAAAACCCAATTCTttttaaacaaatcaaatttatttatatatacatataaatatatatatcagcccattaaaatactttatatcaaataaatttattaaattatactccaagattgatatatattagtattagtatatgatataaaaaatatatggttGATAAAATAACTGAATGAATgaataaaacaatattaaattccctcgctatttttttttaccaaataataagaatattttgGTTGTTGGGTCTGAGAATTCCGGCCGGCATGGATATTGGAGTTGACTTTCAAATCGGGGGTGCAAAAACTTGCATTATTATTCTAAGCCCGCtggtaagaaaaaaaagaaaaaatttattatattttatccaTAGGTGATTAATTTTGTCATAATTAATAAGTTTTTACTAGTATAAAAAATGTGGTCCGTTATATATGCACATTCATTATCTATCGAGAAGGATGGTGTCTTTGGCTTCAATTGATTTTATTGAATCGTCTATCAGATAGCTGGCATAATACTGAGCTCATTGATTCTCATGCTAGGTAAGAGAGTCTATGGTGACCTCACCTAGTAAGGTATCGAAACAGGCCTAGATTCTGACCCTTCATTTTGAAGGACAAGTTGTATCAGATCAAGTTCAGGGAGATTCAGGTATGTGCATgtga
This genomic interval carries:
- the LOC107426050 gene encoding probable indole-3-pyruvate monooxygenase YUCCA10, which translates into the protein MEEQQPVIIVGAGPSGLATAGCLTRLSIRHIILEREDCFGSLWKKYSYERLHLHLGKQFCELPHFSFPRSCPTYVPRKQFIQYLDDYVSHFNVNPLYKRTVQSAIFDRVSGNWKLKAKNGDSGEIEEYVGRFLVVATGETTDPYIPEIEGLGSFNGEVIHSTGYRSGMEFSNKSVLVVGSGNSGMEIALDLANHDAKTSIIVRSPVHFLSRRMVYLGLILLKHLPCNIVDSLMVMLSKLVYGDLAKYGIKRPSEGPFFMKVKYGKYPVIDVGTYEKIKSGEIEVLSAEIGSIKGQEVVLKNGKSYNYDSIVFCTGFKRSTHLWLQGGEDLLSEDGISKSSGWMGKNGLYCVGLSRKGLYGASLDAQNIANHIKSLLI